The following are encoded together in the Streptomyces sp. NBC_00341 genome:
- a CDS encoding YnfA family protein — translation MSVVRSIALFVVAALFEIGGAWLVWQGVREHRGWAWIGAGIVALATYGFVATLQPDGEFGRVLAAYGGVFVAGSIVWGMVADGYRPDRWDVTGALVCLAGMAVIMYAPRNH, via the coding sequence ATGTCCGTGGTCCGCTCCATCGCCCTGTTCGTCGTCGCCGCGCTCTTCGAGATCGGCGGCGCCTGGCTGGTCTGGCAGGGCGTCCGGGAGCACCGCGGCTGGGCCTGGATCGGTGCGGGGATCGTCGCGCTGGCCACGTACGGCTTCGTCGCCACGCTCCAGCCGGACGGCGAGTTCGGGCGCGTGCTCGCGGCGTACGGCGGGGTCTTCGTCGCGGGCTCGATCGTCTGGGGCATGGTCGCGGACGGCTACCGGCCCGACCGCTGGGACGTCACCGGCGCACTGGTCTGCCTGGCCGGCATGGCCGTGATCATGTACGCCCCCCGCAACCACTGA
- a CDS encoding SDR family NAD(P)-dependent oxidoreductase, producing MAASPIAVITGASSGIGAATARQLAAAGYRVVVTARRKERIEALAAEITEAGHEATAYALDVTDRAAVDEFATAFRSLAVLVNNAGGALGADPVATGDPADWRQMYETNVIGTLNVTQALLPALTASGDGTVVILSSTAGLSAYEGGGGYVAAKHGEHVLAETLRLEIVGTPVRVIEVAPGMVKTEEFATTRFRGDTEKAAKVYAGVDAPLSADDVADTITWAVTRPSHVNIDLLVVRPRAQASNSKVHRTS from the coding sequence ATGGCCGCATCCCCCATCGCCGTCATCACCGGAGCGAGCAGCGGCATCGGTGCCGCGACCGCCCGGCAGCTGGCGGCCGCCGGTTACCGCGTCGTGGTGACCGCCCGCCGCAAGGAGCGCATCGAGGCGCTCGCCGCCGAGATCACCGAGGCGGGCCACGAGGCCACGGCCTACGCCCTGGACGTCACGGACCGGGCCGCGGTCGACGAGTTCGCCACCGCGTTCCGCTCCCTCGCCGTCCTGGTGAACAACGCGGGCGGTGCGCTCGGGGCCGACCCCGTCGCCACCGGCGACCCGGCCGACTGGCGCCAGATGTACGAGACCAACGTCATCGGCACCCTCAACGTGACCCAGGCCCTGCTCCCCGCGCTCACCGCGAGCGGCGACGGCACGGTGGTCATCCTCTCCTCGACCGCGGGCCTGTCCGCCTACGAGGGCGGCGGCGGCTACGTGGCCGCCAAGCACGGCGAACACGTCCTGGCCGAGACCCTCCGGCTGGAGATCGTCGGCACCCCGGTCCGCGTCATCGAGGTCGCCCCCGGCATGGTCAAGACCGAGGAGTTCGCGACCACCCGCTTCCGCGGCGACACCGAGAAGGCCGCCAAGGTCTACGCGGGCGTCGACGCCCCCCTCAGCGCGGACGACGTGGCCGACACCATCACCTGGGCGGTCACCCGCCCCAGCCACGTCAACATCGACCTCCTGGTCGTCCGCCCCCGCGCCCAGGCCTCCAACTCCAAGGTGCACCGCACGAGCTGA
- a CDS encoding RtcB family protein has translation MSYVEVPGAKVPIRMWTDPAKVEDVAMQQLRNVATLPWIKGLAVMPDVHFGKGATVGSVIAMHGAVCPAAVGVDIGCGMSAVRTSLTANDLPGDLTGLRSKIEQAIPVGRGMHDDPVDPDRLRGLPSTDWEDFWGRFDGVAEAVKFRQERATKQMGTLGAGNHFVEFCLDESDSVWLMLHSGSRNIGNELAAFHIGEAQKLPHNQDLIDRDLAVFIADTPPMEAYRNDLFWAQEYAKHNRAIMMALFQDVVRKEFKKAKVTFEPVISCHHNYVAEERYDGMDLLVTRKGAIRAGSGDFGIIPGSMGTGSYIVKGLGNEKSFNSASHGAGRKMSRNAARRRFSTKDLEEQTRGVECRKDSGVVDEIPGAYKPIEKVIEQQRDLVEVVAKLKQVICVKG, from the coding sequence ATGTCGTACGTAGAGGTGCCGGGTGCGAAGGTGCCCATCCGCATGTGGACCGACCCCGCCAAGGTCGAGGACGTCGCGATGCAGCAGCTGCGCAACGTCGCCACCCTGCCGTGGATCAAGGGCCTGGCCGTCATGCCGGACGTCCACTTCGGCAAGGGCGCCACGGTCGGCTCGGTCATCGCGATGCACGGTGCGGTCTGCCCGGCGGCGGTGGGCGTGGACATCGGCTGCGGGATGTCCGCGGTCAGGACCTCGCTGACCGCCAACGACCTGCCCGGGGACCTGACCGGGCTCCGGTCGAAGATCGAGCAGGCCATTCCGGTGGGCCGGGGGATGCACGACGACCCGGTGGACCCGGACCGGCTGCGCGGGCTCCCGTCGACCGACTGGGAGGACTTCTGGGGGCGGTTCGACGGAGTGGCCGAGGCGGTCAAATTCCGTCAGGAACGTGCCACAAAGCAGATGGGAACGCTCGGAGCCGGGAATCACTTCGTCGAATTCTGTCTTGATGAGTCGGATTCGGTCTGGCTGATGCTGCACTCCGGCTCCCGGAACATCGGCAACGAACTGGCCGCCTTCCACATCGGCGAGGCGCAGAAGCTGCCGCACAACCAGGATCTGATCGATCGCGACCTCGCGGTCTTCATCGCGGACACTCCGCCGATGGAGGCCTACCGCAACGACCTGTTCTGGGCGCAGGAGTACGCGAAGCACAACCGCGCGATCATGATGGCGCTCTTCCAGGACGTGGTCCGCAAGGAGTTCAAGAAGGCCAAGGTGACCTTCGAGCCGGTCATCTCCTGTCACCACAACTACGTGGCGGAGGAGCGGTACGACGGCATGGACCTGCTGGTCACCCGCAAGGGAGCCATTCGGGCCGGCTCCGGTGACTTCGGGATCATTCCGGGCTCCATGGGCACCGGCTCGTACATCGTGAAGGGCCTCGGCAACGAGAAGTCCTTCAACTCGGCCTCGCACGGCGCGGGCCGGAAGATGAGCCGGAACGCGGCCAGGCGGCGGTTCTCCACGAAGGACCTGGAGGAGCAGACGCGGGGCGTGGAGTGCCGCAAGGACTCCGGTGTCGTGGACGAGATCCCCGGTGCGTACAAGCCGATCGAGAAGGTCATCGAGCAGCAGCGGGACCTGGTGGAGGTCGTCGCGAAGCTGAAGCAGGTCATCTGCGTGAAGGGCTGA